In Panacibacter ginsenosidivorans, the following proteins share a genomic window:
- a CDS encoding BtrH N-terminal domain-containing protein, producing MKLNFEHVQAAHCENGVTRNLLKHAGVNFITEPLAFGIGSGLFYIHLPFMKVNGGPAISFRTQPGLIFKRTAKSLDIKIIRKKFSSEEEAQKALDECLQQGQPAGCQVGVYYLTYFPKEYRFHFNAHNLVVFGKEDDNYIISDPIMEYTTTLNSYELNRVRFAKGFLAPKGQLYYPEKAKEITVEQIQRAIKKGIKLNLRDMLHIPGSFAGVSGIAYTGRKIKKWRDKLGIQKAGSYLAQIVRMQEEIGTGGGGFRFLYGAFLQEANQYFHKDELLDISKQFTQAGDQWRNAAVQASGIYKGRITSQADFDVMGDYLIKISEMEKKAFQELSKVKLDA from the coding sequence ATGAAGCTTAATTTTGAGCATGTACAGGCAGCGCATTGTGAGAATGGCGTTACCCGCAATTTATTAAAACATGCAGGTGTAAATTTTATTACAGAACCACTTGCATTTGGTATAGGATCAGGATTGTTTTATATACACCTTCCTTTTATGAAGGTGAATGGTGGTCCGGCAATTTCATTTCGCACACAACCTGGTTTAATTTTTAAAAGGACTGCGAAATCTCTCGACATAAAAATTATTCGAAAAAAGTTTTCATCAGAAGAAGAAGCACAAAAAGCGCTGGATGAATGTTTGCAGCAAGGTCAGCCTGCCGGCTGCCAGGTTGGGGTTTATTATCTTACTTATTTTCCAAAAGAATATCGCTTTCATTTTAATGCGCACAATCTTGTGGTGTTTGGTAAGGAAGATGATAATTACATCATCAGTGATCCTATTATGGAATATACTACAACGCTTAACAGTTACGAGTTAAACCGTGTACGCTTTGCAAAAGGGTTTCTTGCGCCTAAGGGACAATTGTATTATCCGGAGAAAGCAAAAGAAATTACTGTTGAGCAAATTCAACGAGCAATTAAAAAAGGTATTAAACTTAATCTTCGTGATATGCTGCATATACCCGGAAGCTTTGCCGGTGTAAGTGGCATTGCATATACAGGAAGAAAAATAAAGAAGTGGAGAGATAAACTCGGCATACAAAAAGCAGGCAGCTATCTTGCGCAGATTGTTCGTATGCAGGAAGAGATAGGAACGGGCGGCGGTGGTTTCCGTTTTTTATATGGTGCATTTCTGCAAGAGGCAAATCAATACTTTCATAAAGATGAATTGCTTGATATATCAAAGCAATTTACACAAGCTGGCGATCAATGGCGCAATGCAGCCGTGCAGGCTTCTGGTATTTATAAAGGTCGCATTACAAGCCAGGCAGACTTTGATGTAATGGGCGATTACCTTATAAAGATTTCCGAAATGGAAAAAAAAGCTTTCCAGGAATTATCCAAAGTAAAACTGGATGCATGA
- a CDS encoding beta-ketoacyl-[acyl-carrier-protein] synthase family protein, whose protein sequence is MSRIVVTGMGVISAIGNTAGENRQALVKGTCGITNLENFPSRFAGVMPFGEIKITTDTLKEQLHAYEHGVTRTMLLSLHAFNEAIADSNLPIAEISSLNTAFISGNTVGGMCLTDELYADTRSKDNGSEYLTSYDSASVAIYVQERYKMKGIINTFNTACSSSANAIMYGARLIQHGFAKRAIVGGADTLAKFTINGFNALRILSDETCRPFDKDRKGLNLGEGAAYLVLEKEGDAADKKIYATIAGYGNANDAFHPSSLSAEGDGPVAAMKQALKKANINAGEIGFINAHGTATENNDEVESVSMKKVFDQVPAFASTKGNTGHTLGAAGAIEAVYSILSLMHQEIYPALHFEHAIDATGLAPVAEYRKKSLEYVMSNSFGFGGNCTSLIFSKY, encoded by the coding sequence TTGAGCCGTATTGTTGTAACAGGAATGGGTGTTATAAGTGCCATTGGCAACACTGCTGGAGAAAACAGGCAAGCACTCGTAAAAGGTACATGCGGCATTACAAATCTTGAAAATTTTCCTTCCCGCTTTGCAGGCGTTATGCCATTTGGCGAAATAAAAATTACAACTGATACATTAAAAGAACAGCTTCATGCATATGAACATGGTGTAACACGCACGATGTTGTTATCATTGCATGCGTTTAATGAAGCAATTGCTGATAGTAATCTGCCAATAGCTGAAATAAGTTCTTTGAATACAGCTTTTATAAGTGGCAATACAGTAGGAGGGATGTGCCTTACAGATGAATTATATGCAGATACCCGTAGTAAGGACAATGGCTCTGAATATTTAACTTCTTACGATTCTGCTTCCGTTGCAATTTATGTTCAGGAAAGGTATAAGATGAAAGGCATTATTAATACTTTCAACACGGCTTGTTCATCTTCTGCTAATGCAATTATGTACGGTGCAAGATTGATTCAACATGGTTTTGCTAAAAGAGCAATTGTTGGTGGCGCAGATACCCTTGCAAAATTTACGATCAACGGATTTAATGCGTTGCGTATTCTTAGCGATGAAACATGCAGGCCGTTTGATAAAGATCGCAAAGGCTTGAATCTTGGTGAAGGCGCTGCATATCTTGTTTTAGAGAAAGAGGGAGATGCTGCGGATAAAAAAATATATGCAACAATTGCAGGCTATGGAAATGCAAACGATGCTTTTCATCCTTCGTCATTGTCTGCAGAAGGTGATGGCCCGGTGGCTGCAATGAAACAGGCTTTAAAAAAAGCGAATATTAATGCAGGTGAAATTGGATTTATCAATGCGCACGGTACAGCAACGGAAAACAATGACGAAGTAGAAAGCGTATCGATGAAAAAAGTGTTTGACCAAGTGCCTGCGTTTGCATCCACGAAAGGAAATACCGGACATACGCTTGGTGCTGCCGGAGCAATTGAGGCGGTGTATAGTATTTTGTCGTTGATGCACCAGGAGATTTATCCTGCACTGCATTTTGAACATGCTATCGATGCAACTGGCCTTGCTCCTGTTGCTGAGTATAGAAAAAAATCTTTAGAATATGTAATGAGCAATTCGTTTGGCTTTGGCGGTAATTGCACATCGTTGATTTTTTCAAAATATTAA
- a CDS encoding ABC transporter ATP-binding protein has translation MSAAIEINDISFAYPGYPSCINNLNLTINQGERFGLFGPNGAGKTTLMQLMTGLLTYQKGSLQLLGNEIKKHNKKVNYLFGFVPQDFSFYHELSPKENLAFFGAWAGLTKEQIKERTLQLLQVLGLEDVADKPVHEFSGGMKRRVNLAIGVIHQPQVLFLDEPTVGVDVQSRHAIINYLKELNAAGSTLIYTSHQLNEAEDLCTKIALIDEGNIIAHDTLQNLMTEHKQDGLEGLFLNLTGRAYRD, from the coding sequence ATGAGTGCCGCAATAGAGATCAACGATATAAGTTTTGCCTACCCTGGTTATCCGTCTTGCATCAATAATCTTAATCTTACTATTAACCAGGGAGAGCGTTTTGGATTGTTCGGTCCAAACGGTGCAGGCAAAACTACGCTTATGCAATTGATGACGGGCTTGCTCACTTATCAAAAAGGTTCCTTACAATTATTAGGCAACGAAATAAAAAAGCACAACAAAAAAGTAAATTACCTGTTTGGTTTTGTGCCGCAGGATTTTTCTTTTTATCACGAATTAAGCCCCAAAGAAAATCTTGCATTCTTTGGTGCATGGGCAGGATTAACAAAAGAACAAATAAAAGAGAGAACGCTGCAACTATTGCAGGTATTGGGTTTGGAAGATGTTGCAGATAAACCTGTGCATGAATTTTCCGGTGGTATGAAGCGTCGTGTAAACCTTGCTATCGGTGTTATACATCAGCCGCAGGTTTTGTTTTTGGATGAACCCACTGTTGGTGTTGATGTACAAAGCCGTCATGCGATCATCAATTATTTAAAAGAATTGAATGCAGCAGGAAGTACATTAATTTATACATCGCATCAACTGAATGAAGCAGAAGATCTGTGTACAAAAATTGCTTTGATAGATGAAGGAAATATCATTGCTCATGATACATTGCAAAACTTAATGACAGAACATAAGCAGGATGGTTTGGAAGGTTTGTTTTTGAATTTAACAGGCCGAGCATACAGGGATTAA
- a CDS encoding phosphopantetheine-binding protein, translating to MTMEKSELKAQVKQQIVQFLNLGVSPAEIKDEEPLFGEGLGLDSIDSIELIVLLSREYGIDIKDPKEGRKILTDINTMVDYIEKHRTK from the coding sequence ATGACAATGGAAAAAAGTGAGTTGAAAGCACAGGTGAAACAGCAGATTGTTCAGTTTTTAAACCTTGGTGTTTCTCCTGCTGAAATAAAAGATGAAGAACCTTTATTTGGAGAGGGCCTGGGGCTTGATTCCATTGATTCGATTGAACTTATTGTATTGCTTTCCCGTGAATATGGTATTGATATAAAAGATCCAAAAGAAGGTCGCAAGATTCTTACAGATATCAACACCATGGTTGACTATATTGAAAAACACAGAACAAAATAA
- a CDS encoding ABC transporter permease gives MFKLIATIKKDLLILTRDKIGLLVMFAMPILLAIVITSVQNSTFELVNDNKLAMVLCNKDSGESGRQLVAAIRKIGMFDIDSVGSNQTDDAIKNSMHEKDAMVAIIIPEDFSAKLSAKAENITAKALNDLGVNDDSSAKAAENVTPITFYYHPVMQQSFRQSIQGALRSALQIVENKKILQTVYLSLNDKAMPDSLENEMINNQVQVNEIPVSRDGSRNIPNASQHNIPAWTIFAMFFIVISLGSSVVREKQNGSFVRLKTLPTNYILSLFSKQVTYTFVTIFQALIIFSIGVWVFPLIGLPALNIPNDIVGLLLVTFICGWCASSYAICVGVFAGTQEQANGFGAVSVVMLAALGGIMIPSFIMPDSLKILMNISPLHWCIEAYYGLFLEGGKLSDIITNILSLFAITVVIQLITVWGLKRKNLI, from the coding sequence TTGTTCAAACTCATAGCAACCATAAAAAAAGACTTACTCATTCTTACACGGGACAAGATCGGTTTACTCGTGATGTTTGCTATGCCCATACTGCTTGCCATTGTTATTACGAGTGTGCAGAACAGTACGTTTGAACTGGTAAACGATAACAAACTTGCCATGGTGTTGTGTAATAAAGACAGCGGAGAATCAGGCAGGCAGCTGGTTGCAGCTATCAGGAAGATCGGTATGTTTGATATTGATAGCGTTGGAAGTAACCAAACAGATGATGCAATAAAAAATAGCATGCATGAAAAAGATGCGATGGTTGCGATAATTATTCCGGAGGATTTTTCTGCAAAGCTATCTGCAAAGGCGGAAAACATTACCGCAAAAGCATTGAATGATCTTGGTGTTAATGATGATAGCTCTGCTAAAGCCGCGGAGAATGTTACGCCCATTACTTTTTATTATCATCCTGTAATGCAGCAGTCGTTTCGTCAATCAATACAAGGCGCATTGCGCAGTGCATTACAGATTGTAGAGAATAAAAAAATATTACAAACAGTTTATCTTTCATTGAATGATAAAGCAATGCCCGACTCACTTGAAAATGAAATGATCAACAACCAGGTGCAGGTAAATGAAATTCCTGTTTCAAGAGATGGCAGCAGAAATATTCCAAATGCATCGCAGCACAATATTCCTGCATGGACAATCTTTGCCATGTTCTTCATTGTTATTTCGCTTGGCAGCAGTGTTGTAAGAGAAAAGCAGAATGGAAGTTTTGTAAGATTGAAAACCCTGCCAACGAATTATATTTTGTCTTTGTTTTCAAAACAGGTCACTTACACATTTGTAACGATATTCCAGGCACTTATAATTTTTTCAATTGGTGTTTGGGTATTTCCGTTAATAGGATTACCCGCATTAAATATTCCCAATGATATTGTAGGATTATTACTTGTAACGTTTATCTGCGGCTGGTGTGCATCAAGCTATGCGATTTGCGTTGGCGTATTTGCAGGAACACAGGAGCAGGCAAATGGTTTTGGTGCGGTTTCTGTTGTAATGCTTGCAGCACTCGGCGGCATTATGATACCATCTTTTATAATGCCCGATTCGTTAAAAATATTAATGAATATTTCTCCGCTGCATTGGTGCATAGAGGCTTATTACGGCTTATTCCTTGAGGGCGGAAAATTAAGTGATATAATAACGAATATTTTATCTTTATTTGCCATAACAGTTGTAATACAGTTAATTACTGTATGGGGCTTAAAGCGCAAAAACCTTATATAA